A window from Tindallia magadiensis encodes these proteins:
- a CDS encoding LCP family protein, with translation MKKLFIRVFLMAFLCFTLLFTGVFAAFNTFMQDSHPNADVPVIRDREDQEFDDQEAEPFERDQLRRLVNKSNRVNAVLLGLDGGRSDTMMFISFDPDEPQMDIISIPRDTYYPRKGYDGLGQKKINAAYAAHGAEGVKSIVSDLLYDVPVHYYVTLTYQGAASVVDAIGGVPMYIPQRMYYRDPYDSPPLVIDFAPGNHVLKGQDAVKFLRYRQAAPGSGAMDRNGDLGRVEAQQEFMKNAMKQAMSLGNLPTLASSAFRFVRTDVELQDLVRYANQARNMNPDTMTTFTLPGEARMQSGLSYFFHHGLETRQLLIHIYSNGEVTADLEEARRLEEEANGTADEEEEETETDSSNS, from the coding sequence TGCAAGACTCTCATCCTAATGCGGACGTGCCGGTAATACGGGATAGGGAAGACCAAGAATTTGATGATCAGGAGGCAGAACCTTTTGAAAGAGATCAGCTTCGTCGGCTGGTAAATAAAAGTAACCGGGTTAATGCTGTGTTGTTGGGACTGGATGGTGGTCGAAGTGACACCATGATGTTTATTTCCTTTGATCCGGATGAGCCGCAAATGGACATTATTTCTATTCCCCGAGATACCTACTACCCTCGGAAAGGCTATGATGGTCTGGGACAGAAAAAAATCAATGCAGCCTATGCGGCTCACGGTGCCGAAGGGGTTAAGAGCATTGTCAGTGATTTGTTGTACGATGTTCCGGTACATTACTATGTCACTTTAACCTATCAGGGAGCTGCATCTGTCGTGGATGCCATAGGCGGTGTTCCTATGTATATCCCTCAGCGGATGTATTACCGGGATCCTTATGACAGTCCGCCGCTAGTCATTGACTTTGCACCGGGCAACCATGTTCTGAAAGGGCAGGATGCGGTGAAATTTTTACGTTATCGTCAGGCTGCTCCTGGTTCCGGTGCCATGGATCGCAACGGAGATTTAGGGCGGGTAGAAGCCCAGCAGGAATTTATGAAAAACGCCATGAAACAAGCCATGAGTTTAGGAAACCTGCCAACCTTGGCCAGTTCCGCCTTCCGATTTGTACGGACGGATGTGGAGCTGCAAGATTTGGTACGTTATGCTAACCAGGCTCGAAATATGAATCCGGATACCATGACGACTTTTACCTTACCGGGAGAAGCTCGAATGCAGAGTGGGTTGTCCTATTTCTTCCACCATGGGTTGGAAACTCGGCAGCTATTGATTCATATCTACTCAAACGGTGAAGTAACCGCTGATCTGGAAGAAGCTCGAAGATTGGAAGAGGAAGCGAACGGTACGGCTGATGAAGAAGAGGAAGAGACAGAAACAGACAGTTCCAACTCTTAA
- a CDS encoding helix-turn-helix transcriptional regulator, which translates to MKTLSTKKLAEAIKSLRKEKGYTKGELGKITGINRIMIGRIEREDFIPSIVQFEALSNVLGFDLTEMFVEKERTNSFVALRSEALSDSEKEGVDKLFTMMLSLRQQIQLRRSFENESSQA; encoded by the coding sequence ATGAAAACTTTATCAACTAAAAAACTAGCTGAAGCCATTAAGAGCTTAAGAAAAGAAAAAGGGTATACAAAAGGAGAACTGGGAAAAATAACTGGCATCAACAGAATTATGATTGGTCGTATTGAAAGAGAAGACTTTATTCCATCTATTGTTCAGTTTGAAGCCTTATCAAATGTTCTGGGTTTTGATCTTACAGAAATGTTTGTGGAGAAGGAAAGAACCAACTCTTTTGTTGCGCTTCGCAGTGAAGCATTAAGCGATAGTGAAAAAGAAGGCGTAGATAAGTTATTCACGATGATGTTGTCCCTTAGACAGCAAATTCAATTAAGGAGATCCTTTGAAAATGAATCCAGTCAAGCTTAA